In Camelus dromedarius isolate mCamDro1 chromosome Y, mCamDro1.pat, whole genome shotgun sequence, a single genomic region encodes these proteins:
- the LOC135320370 gene encoding uncharacterized protein LOC135320370 encodes MGEALALLADDMEEVVAEEEQEEQEPREEEEEEEVQAKEREEKPRKQGRAEPGSGPPTSLSPLEALGALQLEQSAVNAQASGAYLRLKRRIRRRREPRLDRRKAIIQDIPGFWAKPVYLLLLLLLLLLLLLLLLLLLLSSAARCELQEAPVPGKTTGPQTRPRVGSEPGLHRAFSCRQKHVPSPLHPLSALISDRDEGVRSYMIQLEAQELGRPEYRCRLMFFFRSKPYLCNQVILKEYHLSFAGYRAYSSTPVQWFWDYERGAPSRRQDTVSLHFLNWLSGHKCPGSNGIAEVGVPRSLVGNGDVGGGQLLGEGVWALSRPARSLCQIIGEDLWPNPLRCYPREQGAGRGN; translated from the exons ATGGGGGAGGCGTTGGCGCTGCTGGCGGACGacatggaggaggtggtggcggaggaggagcaggaggagcaggagccgcgggaggaggaggaggaggaggaggtgcaggcCAAGGAGCGGGAAGAGAAGCCCCGGAAGCAGGGGCGCGCAGAGCCAGGGAGCGGACCCCCGACCTCCCTGAGCCCGCTGGAGGCGCTGGGGGCCCTTCAGTTAGAGCAGAGCGCTGTGAACGCCCAAGCCAGCGGGGCCTACTTGCGGCTCAAGCGCAGGATCCGACGGAGGCGGGAGCCTCGTTTGGATCGAAGAAAAGCCATCATCCAGGACATCCCCGGCTTCTGGGCCAAACCTGTatacttgctgctgctgctgctgctgctgctgctgctgctgctgctgctgctgctgctgctgct GTCGTCCGCGGCCAGGTGTGAGCTGCAAGAGGCCCCCGTCCCGGGCAAGACTACGGGACCCCAGACACGCCCTCGGGTGGGCTCCGAGCCCGGCCTCCACCGGGCCTTCTCGTGCAGGCAGAAGCACGTGCCCTCCCCGTTGCACCCT CTGTCGGCCTTGATCAGTGACCGAGACGAAGGTGTGCGGAGCTACATGATCCAGCTGGAG GCGCAGGAACTGGGCCGCCCCGAGTACCGCTGCAGACTGATGTTCTTTTTCCGGAGCAAGCCCTACTTGTGCAACCAAGTGATCCTTAAGGAGTATCACCTTAGCTTCGCAG GCTATAGGGCGTATAGTTCCACTCCAGTCCAGTGGTTCTGGGATTACGAACGGGGAGCCCCCAGCCGCAGGCAGGACACCGTCAGCCTTCACTTCCTCAACTGGTTGTCAGGCCACAAGTGCCCCGGGTCTAACGGGATTGCTGAGGTGGGGGTCCCTCGGAGCCTGGTCGGAAATGGCGACGTCGGCGGTGGCCAGCTGctcggggaaggggtgtgggcccTGTCCCGACCTGCCCGTTCCCTCTGCCAGATCATCGGCGAGGACCTGTGGCCCAACCCCCTGCGCTGCTACCCGAGGGAGCAAGGCGCCGGGAGAGGTAACTGA
- the LOC135320369 gene encoding uncharacterized protein LOC135320369, translated as MGEALALLADDMEEVVAEEEQEEQEPREEEEEEEVQAKEREEKPRKQGRAEPGSGPPTSLSPLEALGALQLEQSAVNAQASGAYLRLKRRIRRRREPRLDRRKAIIQDIPGFWAKPVYLLLLLLLLLLLLLLLLLLLLLLLSSAARCELQEAPVPGKTTGPQTRPRVGSEPGLHRAFSCRQKHVPSPLHPLSALISDRDEGVRSYMIQLEAQELGRPEYRCRLMFFFRSKPYLCNQVILKEYHLSFAGYRAYSSTPVQWFWDYERGAPSRRQDTVSLHFLNWLSGHKCPGSNGIAEVGVPRGLVGNGDVGGGQLLGEGVWALSRPARSLCQIIGEDLWPNPLRCYPREQGAGRGN; from the exons ATGGGGGAGGCGTTGGCGCTGCTGGCGGACGacatggaggaggtggtggcggaggaggagcaggaggagcaggagccgcgggaggaggaggaggaggaggaggtgcaggcCAAGGAGCGGGAAGAGAAGCCCCGGAAGCAGGGGCGCGCAGAGCCAGGGAGCGGACCCCCGACCTCTCTGAGCCCGCTGGAGGCGCTGGGGGCCCTTCAGTTAGAGCAGAGCGCTGTGAACGCCCAAGCCAGCGGGGCCTACTTGCGGCTCAAGCGCAGGATCCGACGGAGGCGGGAGCCTCGTTTGGATCGAAGAAAAGCCATCATCCAGGACATCCCCGGCTTCTGGGCCAAACCTGTatacttgctgctgctgctactgctgctgctgctgctgctgctgctgctgctgctgttgctgctgctgctgct GTCGTCCGCGGCCAGGTGTGAGCTGCAAGAGGCCCCCGTCCCGGGCAAGACTACGGGACCCCAGACACGCCCTCGGGTGGGCTCCGAGCCCGGCCTCCACCGGGCCTTCTCGTGCAGGCAGAAGCACGTGCCCTCCCCGTTGCACCCT CTGTCGGCCTTGATCAGTGACCGAGACGAAGGTGTGCGGAGCTACATGATCCAGCTGGAG GCGCAGGAACTGGGCCGCCCCGAGTACCGCTGCAGACTGATGTTCTTTTTCCGGAGCAAGCCCTACTTGTGCAACCAAGTGATCCTTAAGGAGTATCACCTTAGCTTCGCAG GCTATAGGGCGTATAGTTCCACTCCAGTCCAGTGGTTCTGGGATTACGAACGGGGAGCCCCCAGCCGCAGGCAGGACACCGTCAGTCTTCACTTCCTCAACTGGTTGTCAGGCCACAAGTGCCCCGGGTCTAACGGGATTGCTGAGGTGGGGGTCCCTCGGGGCCTGGTCGGAAATGGCGACGTCGGCGGTGGCCAGCTGctcggggaaggggtgtgggcccTGTCCCGACCTGCCCGTTCCCTCTGCCAGATCATCGGCGAGGACCTGTGGCCCAACCCCCTGCGCTGCTACCCGAGGGAGCAAGGCGCCGGGAGAGGTAACTGA